One genomic region from Melioribacteraceae bacterium encodes:
- a CDS encoding inorganic diphosphatase, whose amino-acid sequence MKKKKTVPQRFNPWHHVDYGKNAPEILNAIIEIPFGSKTKYELHKESGLLKLDRVLYSAVHYPANYGFIPQTFCDDQDPLDILVLCSAEVDPLCIIEAKVIGLMRMVDDDEEDDKIISVAKNDISLNYIDDLKHLPPHTTIQLKRFFEDYKKLEHKHVIVEKFLGKKEAYKVIWDSIERYKMEFSL is encoded by the coding sequence ATGAAAAAGAAAAAAACTGTACCCCAGCGTTTTAATCCTTGGCATCATGTCGATTACGGCAAGAACGCACCGGAAATTTTAAATGCAATTATTGAAATTCCGTTCGGATCAAAAACAAAATATGAATTGCATAAAGAAAGCGGACTCTTAAAACTCGATCGTGTTCTTTATTCAGCCGTACATTACCCGGCTAATTACGGATTCATTCCACAAACGTTTTGTGATGATCAGGATCCGCTAGATATACTTGTATTATGTTCGGCGGAGGTTGATCCTCTCTGTATTATCGAAGCGAAAGTAATCGGCCTTATGCGAATGGTTGATGACGACGAGGAGGACGATAAAATCATCTCTGTGGCTAAAAACGATATTTCTCTAAACTATATTGATGATCTGAAGCATCTACCTCCTCACACCACGATTCAGCTTAAGCGTTTCTTCGAGGATTATAAGAAGCTTGAGCATAAACATGTTATTGTAGAGAAATTTCTCGGCAAAAAAGAAGCTTATAAGGTTATCTGGGATTCGATCGAAAGATATAAAATGGAATTCTCACTTTAA
- a CDS encoding amino acid permease — protein MDDKNTKGDLVRKLTLTAAIMIVAGSMIGSGIFRKPSVMAEQLGSPELLIIVWIAAGLITMIAVLVNAEISGMIDSTGGQYVYFRKMYGDFTAYLYGWSILSVIQTGSQAAIAYVFAEYLGYFIKYPQLPQSWQEFSIFMPLVGDIYPFVDFGTKAVAILCTIFLTVVNYMGVFFGGIVQTIVTYIKIITILLITFLIILFGNGSLSNIYTGFTIPEAVSKNLFSLIGLAFAGAFWAYDAWNNITFVSGEVKNAKRNVPLGLIYGTLIVMVVYVLINVAYLYVLPIDEMAKSPLVAASAAEKIFGSNGGMIISIAVIISTFGALNGSILATARVPYAMARANLFFHSLGKVHPKYSTPHVSLIIQGIWSCILVMSGSFDTITDYVIFASWLFYMLGAFGVFVLRRKMKDEERVFKVWGYPYTPAIFVIFAFFFLMNTIISDTSNAMMGLILVASGLPMYFFWKYRDKRN, from the coding sequence ATGGATGATAAGAATACCAAAGGCGACCTGGTAAGGAAACTCACACTTACAGCAGCGATAATGATTGTAGCCGGTTCGATGATCGGCTCGGGAATTTTCAGAAAACCTTCCGTTATGGCTGAACAGCTCGGATCACCCGAGCTTCTTATAATTGTATGGATAGCAGCCGGATTAATTACGATGATTGCCGTCCTTGTAAATGCCGAGATCTCCGGAATGATCGATTCCACCGGCGGCCAGTATGTCTACTTCAGGAAAATGTACGGTGATTTTACTGCTTACTTATACGGCTGGTCGATTCTTTCGGTAATTCAAACAGGAAGCCAGGCGGCAATAGCATATGTTTTTGCTGAGTACCTTGGTTACTTTATAAAATATCCTCAGCTGCCGCAATCGTGGCAGGAGTTTTCTATTTTCATGCCTCTCGTAGGAGATATCTATCCATTCGTCGATTTCGGTACAAAAGCAGTAGCCATATTATGCACTATATTTTTAACAGTCGTCAATTATATGGGTGTTTTTTTCGGCGGAATAGTTCAGACCATTGTTACATATATAAAAATTATTACAATTCTGCTAATAACTTTCCTGATAATTCTCTTCGGCAACGGAAGCCTTTCGAATATTTATACCGGTTTTACAATTCCCGAAGCCGTTTCTAAAAATTTATTCAGCTTAATCGGATTAGCATTTGCAGGCGCATTCTGGGCTTACGATGCCTGGAATAATATTACGTTTGTTTCAGGAGAGGTAAAAAACGCTAAGCGGAACGTTCCGTTAGGATTAATATACGGCACTTTAATTGTAATGGTTGTTTATGTTCTAATAAACGTGGCATATTTATATGTCCTTCCGATAGATGAAATGGCAAAATCGCCTCTCGTTGCGGCAAGCGCGGCAGAGAAGATATTCGGTTCAAACGGAGGAATGATTATATCGATTGCCGTAATCATATCGACATTCGGAGCTTTAAATGGAAGCATTCTCGCAACCGCGAGAGTCCCTTACGCAATGGCGCGGGCAAATCTTTTTTTTCATAGTCTCGGGAAAGTTCATCCCAAATACAGCACTCCGCACGTATCTCTTATCATTCAGGGAATCTGGTCGTGCATACTGGTAATGTCCGGTTCATTCGATACAATCACAGATTATGTAATATTCGCATCCTGGCTGTTCTACATGCTTGGTGCATTCGGTGTTTTTGTACTGAGAAGAAAAATGAAGGATGAAGAACGTGTCTTTAAAGTCTGGGGATATCCATACACACCGGCCATCTTTGTAATTTTCGCTTTCTTCTTTTTAATGAACACGATTATATCCGATACGAGCAACGCTATGATGGGATTAATACTCGTAGCAAGCGGATTACCGATGTATTTCTTCTGGAAATACCGGGATAAAAGAAATTAA
- a CDS encoding KUP/HAK/KT family potassium transporter — MTSKETSPFNLKEIVKAMGLVFGDIGTSPIYTLTVIFLLTPATKENVLGILSLVFWTLVILVTIQYAILAMSLSQKGEGGIIVLKEILYSYLKKGRSVALVGFLGYVGIALLMGDGVITPAISILSAVEGLELIPGIGHINQNTVIIITIVITILLFSVQSKGTDKVATSFGPIMVFWFSSLLVTGSVSLFSNLEIISAISPHYAVGFMFENGIAAFFVLSEVILCATGGEAIYADMGHLGREPIRRAWYFVFFALVFNYFGQGAYALEHGFSINILFEMVRSQVPFLYVPFLILTLMATIIASQAMISAMFSLVYQGIRTHIFPLIKVKYTSTHLRSQIYIGVVNWGLLAAVIFMIFIFKESHNLAAAYGLAVTGTMTISAILMLSIFVIQNHKLKYIISIFNLIINFLFLAAVFTKIPHGGYWSIVIAAIPFLTIKIWTLGNKAVYRSFRSLPVDTYIESFNQLYETGKVLPGTALFFTKDLHMIPPYMVHSTIRGNIIYEQNILISIATMDKPFGVQKLFVPEITEGLSGLEIQVGYMEKLDITSILKEVDIDSKVMFYGADDIQAKKPWLKIFAFIKRVSSNFVQFLELPYQKLHGVITRIEI, encoded by the coding sequence ATGACATCTAAAGAAACCTCACCATTTAATTTAAAAGAGATTGTTAAAGCCATGGGACTTGTGTTCGGCGATATCGGAACAAGTCCAATTTATACGCTCACGGTTATATTTCTTTTAACCCCGGCGACAAAAGAAAATGTCCTCGGAATTTTATCGCTTGTATTCTGGACACTGGTAATTCTTGTTACTATTCAATATGCAATACTTGCAATGAGTCTAAGCCAGAAAGGTGAAGGCGGTATAATTGTTCTTAAGGAAATTCTTTATAGTTATTTAAAGAAGGGAAGATCAGTTGCGCTCGTTGGATTTTTAGGATATGTGGGTATAGCTCTATTAATGGGTGACGGTGTAATTACGCCGGCAATAAGTATTCTTTCGGCTGTTGAAGGACTTGAACTGATTCCCGGAATCGGGCATATAAATCAGAATACCGTTATCATAATTACCATTGTTATTACTATTTTACTTTTTAGTGTTCAATCTAAAGGAACCGATAAAGTTGCGACCTCGTTCGGACCGATAATGGTTTTTTGGTTTTCTTCACTATTAGTTACAGGTTCGGTTTCCTTATTTAGCAATCTTGAAATAATTTCAGCAATCAGTCCTCATTATGCTGTCGGATTCATGTTCGAAAATGGAATTGCAGCATTTTTCGTTCTTTCGGAAGTAATCCTTTGTGCGACAGGAGGCGAGGCAATTTATGCTGATATGGGACACCTTGGAAGAGAGCCGATAAGACGGGCCTGGTATTTTGTCTTTTTCGCCCTTGTATTCAATTATTTTGGTCAGGGTGCTTATGCATTGGAACACGGATTCAGCATTAATATTTTATTCGAAATGGTAAGAAGTCAGGTGCCGTTTCTTTATGTGCCGTTTTTGATTTTAACATTGATGGCAACGATTATTGCCTCCCAGGCGATGATAAGCGCGATGTTCTCGTTAGTGTATCAGGGAATACGAACACATATTTTCCCTTTAATTAAGGTTAAATATACCTCTACTCATCTTAGGTCTCAGATATATATTGGTGTGGTTAATTGGGGACTTTTAGCAGCAGTTATCTTTATGATTTTTATTTTTAAGGAATCCCACAACCTAGCAGCGGCATACGGGTTGGCTGTTACCGGAACAATGACAATTAGTGCAATTTTAATGCTGTCAATATTTGTTATTCAAAATCATAAGCTCAAGTATATTATTTCCATTTTTAATCTGATTATAAATTTCCTCTTTCTTGCCGCGGTATTCACAAAAATTCCGCATGGCGGCTACTGGTCGATCGTTATAGCTGCAATCCCGTTTCTGACAATAAAGATCTGGACCCTCGGGAACAAAGCCGTTTACCGTTCATTCCGCTCGCTTCCGGTCGATACATATATAGAGAGCTTTAATCAGCTGTATGAAACCGGAAAAGTCCTTCCGGGTACAGCATTGTTCTTTACAAAGGATCTTCATATGATCCCGCCCTATATGGTACACAGTACTATAAGAGGCAATATCATCTATGAACAGAATATTCTGATCTCAATTGCTACGATGGATAAACCTTTCGGCGTGCAGAAACTCTTCGTACCCGAGATTACAGAAGGATTGTCCGGTCTCGAAATTCAGGTCGGTTATATGGAAAAGCTTGATATTACCAGCATACTGAAGGAAGTGGATATCGACTCGAAAGTAATGTTCTATGGCGCGGACGATATACAGGCAAAGAAACCCTGGCTTAAGATATTTGCTTTCATAAAACGCGTTTCCTCCAATTTCGTCCAGTTTCTCGAACTCCCTTATCAGAAACTCCACGGCGTTATTACGCGTATCGAAATATAA
- a CDS encoding inorganic phosphate transporter produces the protein METYLFLVIILFVLATSDLVVGVANDAVNFLNSSLGSKVAPRHIILIVASLGVVVGTLFSSGMMEVARSGFFNPTMFTLNEVMVIFLGVMFTDVLLLDLFNTFGLPTSTTVSLVSSLLGGSVVMGLVKLGQSGRGIEFLGEYINTGRALGIFSAILLSVVVSFTAGAIVQYLSRLIFTYNFEKTLKRYGALWGAVALTSITYFIFVKGAKGTTFLSPEMIEWIATHTLAVLGISFVFWTIILQLFLWFTEINILKPIVLVGTFSLALAFAANDLVNFIGVPLAGLSSYQIASQSSDPLGITMDALLNPDKTNSAILILAGLIMVATLWFNKKARTVTKTEINLGRQFDGYEKFESSALARNIVRLSLNLGQSIKKIIPDGLYSKLEKRFDTSGIDHSVYSKKDRPAFDFIRATVNLMVASSLISLGTAYKLPLSTTYVTFMVAMSSSFADKAWGRESAVYRVSGVLTVIAGWFLTAFLAFTSTSILALMMYYGGLTVTILIVVGAMFFIIRSNVLHTKREKKSAKLEAAAGEDEKTALLDSLVNDVKQFLSTAHNIYDDVYSGLVNENRKKLKKAVKETKELDDHGSIIMSKILQGAVIIEDTFSNEDLNLGKTVSSVREVSASLHDISKLCYEHVDNNHSGLSKEQREDFKELKNFITAEFDLVASKFAKKDLSKLEDLQEKIHEMKKSVKKLDRNQMIRIRKGSTKIRTNLLFMNILFKTESISENVSRIIDFNKELLKKGR, from the coding sequence GTGGAAACCTATCTTTTTCTTGTAATCATTTTATTTGTTCTGGCTACATCGGACCTGGTTGTTGGTGTTGCTAATGATGCGGTGAATTTTCTTAATTCCTCCTTAGGCTCGAAAGTTGCCCCGCGCCATATCATTCTTATTGTAGCGAGTCTGGGTGTTGTAGTTGGAACTCTCTTCTCCAGCGGTATGATGGAAGTTGCACGCTCCGGATTTTTTAATCCAACTATGTTCACGCTGAACGAGGTGATGGTTATATTCCTGGGAGTTATGTTTACAGACGTACTGCTGCTGGATCTGTTTAACACTTTCGGATTGCCTACTTCAACAACTGTTTCTTTAGTCTCCTCTTTGCTTGGCGGTAGCGTTGTTATGGGCCTGGTGAAACTGGGACAGTCCGGCAGAGGAATTGAGTTCCTCGGTGAATATATAAATACCGGAAGGGCTCTCGGAATTTTCTCTGCGATCCTTTTATCTGTAGTTGTTTCATTTACTGCCGGCGCCATTGTGCAGTATCTTTCACGATTAATATTCACATATAATTTCGAAAAGACACTTAAACGTTACGGTGCTCTATGGGGAGCTGTTGCACTGACATCAATTACATATTTTATTTTTGTTAAGGGAGCCAAAGGAACCACATTTCTTTCTCCGGAAATGATTGAATGGATTGCTACACATACACTCGCCGTACTCGGAATAAGCTTCGTCTTCTGGACGATAATACTTCAGTTATTTCTCTGGTTTACTGAAATAAACATTTTGAAACCGATAGTACTGGTAGGTACATTCTCTCTTGCTCTTGCATTCGCTGCCAACGACCTTGTAAACTTTATCGGCGTTCCACTGGCCGGATTAAGTTCGTATCAAATAGCTTCGCAAAGTTCTGATCCTCTCGGAATTACAATGGATGCTCTTTTAAATCCGGACAAGACAAATTCTGCAATTTTGATTCTTGCCGGTTTAATAATGGTCGCAACTTTGTGGTTTAATAAAAAGGCAAGGACTGTAACTAAAACAGAAATTAATCTGGGCAGGCAGTTCGACGGCTACGAGAAATTTGAATCATCCGCTCTTGCAAGAAACATTGTCCGACTCTCCTTAAACCTGGGACAGTCGATAAAAAAAATAATTCCGGATGGACTTTATTCAAAACTGGAGAAAAGATTCGACACTTCTGGAATCGACCACTCTGTTTACAGCAAGAAAGACCGTCCGGCGTTCGATTTTATTCGAGCAACTGTTAACCTGATGGTTGCCAGCAGCTTAATATCTCTAGGTACAGCCTACAAACTGCCCCTTTCAACAACGTATGTTACATTTATGGTTGCCATGTCCAGTTCATTTGCAGATAAAGCCTGGGGAAGGGAAAGCGCAGTTTACAGAGTAAGCGGTGTATTAACTGTAATTGCGGGCTGGTTCCTCACGGCATTCCTGGCATTTACAAGCACAAGTATTTTAGCTCTTATGATGTATTACGGCGGACTTACGGTCACTATACTTATTGTTGTTGGAGCGATGTTCTTTATTATCCGTTCAAATGTTCTTCATACAAAAAGGGAAAAGAAGTCGGCAAAACTGGAAGCGGCTGCAGGCGAGGATGAAAAAACCGCTCTGCTCGACAGCCTTGTCAACGATGTAAAACAATTCCTTTCTACTGCTCACAATATTTATGACGATGTGTATTCGGGACTTGTAAACGAGAACAGAAAAAAACTTAAAAAAGCCGTTAAAGAAACAAAAGAACTCGACGACCACGGTTCAATTATTATGAGTAAAATTTTGCAGGGTGCTGTAATAATTGAAGATACGTTTTCAAACGAGGATTTGAATCTCGGCAAAACAGTTTCGTCTGTTAGAGAAGTTTCCGCATCGCTTCACGACATCTCAAAATTATGTTATGAACATGTGGATAATAATCATTCCGGACTTTCTAAAGAACAAAGAGAAGATTTTAAGGAATTGAAAAATTTTATTACAGCTGAGTTTGACCTGGTTGCGAGTAAATTTGCTAAGAAGGATCTTTCAAAGCTCGAAGATCTTCAGGAAAAAATTCATGAAATGAAAAAGTCGGTTAAAAAGCTGGACAGGAATCAGATGATCAGGATCAGAAAGGGATCTACAAAGATCCGGACCAACCTTCTTTTCATGAATATTCTTTTTAAGACGGAAAGCATCTCGGAGAATGTTTCCCGGATTATTGATTTTAATAAAGAGCTCCTTAAAAAAGGGCGCTAG